CGAGCCGGTCTCGTCGTCTCCGCCGGTCGCCTCCTCTCCATCGACTCCGTCCCCGCCGTCGTCGCCTTCGGGTCCGTCGTCGGGGCCGTCGCTCCCGTCCTCGGAGCCCTCGATTTCGTCGGGTTCGGTGGAGTAGTCCTCACCGTCCTCCCCGCCGTCGTACTCCTCGTCGCCGTAGAGGACCGCGGTCCCGGTCGCGACCGGCCGGATCAGGTAGCGGTTCGTCCGCCCGCGTCGAACCGGGGTGAAGTCGGCGACGAACGTCGTCCGTTCGTTCTCCCGGATCTCGAACGTCTCTGGGAACTTCAGCCCCGCATTTCCGGGCGTGTCGACCTCGACCACCTCCCCGTCGACGAGCGTCCCGCGCACGTCCTCGACTACGAGGTGGAGCCCACCGTAGGACCCGACGTCGATCTCCCGTTCGTCCACCAGCTGCGTGTTCGTCCCCTGCAGGTCGACCAGGTCGGCCTCCTGGGGCTCGTCGAACTCGAGGTAGAGCCGACCCGATCCCGGCCCGTCGACAGCCCCGTCGTCCTCGGACTCCTCCCCACCGCCCGACTCGTAGTCATCCGTTTCGTCGTCATCGCCCATCTTCTCCCCGGAGCCTCCGCCGCCCTCCGAGCCGTCGTCGACCGCGTCGTCCTCCAACCGTTCCCAGCCGTCGTCCTCGGCACCGTTCGATCCCTCGTCGTTCACTGCCTCGTCGTCGGTACCGTCTTCCTCGGCCGTGTCATCTGCGTCCGATCCGGTCTCGTCTCTACCCCCGCTCGTCCCGCCGGGGAGCACGTACGCCCCCGTGACGGTGACGACACACGACTCGAAATCGTCGATGTCCCCCGGCTGGTCCGTAATGGCGGTCGCGAACGTCCCGGTGGGAGTGTCACCGCCGTCCGATCCACCCTCGACCTCGTCTCCCCGATCGTCAGTTCCGCCGCGCTCCTCCCCGCCTTCCCCGACGTGTTCCGGATCCCCCGTCCCGAGACAGCCCGCCAGTACTCCGCTCAGTCCGACGCCCACGAGCCCGGTCCGTTCGATGTACGTCCGTCGTCTCATGGGCGTTCGAACGTCGGGAAAGAATATAAAAACTGATGTTCTTTATTCTGGAACTAACAAGTTTTTCGTCGTCCGGCTCCGAGAGCGAGCGGCTCGGTTCGATCGATCCGCATCCCCGCTGCCGATCCGACACACGGCCGTCCCCAGTCAGCCCACGTATCGGGCGAAGAATAGGTCCCGTGAACGGGTCGATTAGGTCGTGGATAACAACACGGGACCGGCGTCTCTCTCCCGCATGGCTGGCCCTCGCGGGCGCGAACGTAGGTGGCGCCCGAGCACCACCGCCTGTGCCGCGGTCGCGCTCTGTCTGTCGGTCCTCGCGCTCTGCCAGACGTACCTCCTCTACCCCCTCACGCTCCTGGTCGGGGGACGGGACGACGACCCCTCTTCCCCGGGCTGGCGCCCGAGCGTCACCCTCGTGATCGCCGCCTACAACGAGGCGGAGGTGATCGCAACGAAGATCGAGAACAGCCTCGCGCTGGAGTATCCCGACCTCGAGATCGTCGTCTTTTCCGACGGCTCCTCCGACCGGACCGACGACGTCGTCCGGTCGTACGCCGAGGAGGGCGTCCGTCTCGAGCGGATAGAGGGGAGGGTCGGGAAGACGGCGTGTCAGAACCGGGTGGTTGAGGGTCTCGACTCCGACGTCGTCGTCTTCTCGGACGCGAACGGGCTCTACGAGCCGGACGCGATCGACGCGCTCGTCGAGCGCTTCGTGCCGGGCGTCGGCTGCGTCGTCGGCGAGCTACGCTATCGGAACGGAGCGGACGTCGAGGGCGAGTCGGTCTACTGGCGGTACGAACGGCTCGTCAAACGCCTCGAATCACGGTTCGACTCGCTGATCGGCGCGAACGGCTCGATCTACGCGGTCCGACGCGGATCGTACGTTCCCCTCCCGCCGGGCGCGATCAGCGACTTCGCCGAGCCGCTCGCGATCGTCTCCCGTGGCGAGCGCGCCGTCTACGCCCCTGACGCGGTCGCCTGGGAGCACACCGCCGGCACCGTCGGCGACGAACTCGACCGTCGGATCCGGATCGTCACCCGGTCGTGGTACACGCTCGCGTCGTTCTCCGAACTCCTCGACCCGCGGCGGTACCCACGCGTCTCCTACCAGCTCGTCTCGCACAAACTGCTCCGGTGGCTCTCGCCGGTCTCGCTCGCCGTCGCGCTCCTCTCGACGCTCGTCCTCGGGCTGCGTTCGGGCTCGCGGCTGGTCCGCCTCGCGCTCGTCGGACAGGTCGGCTGCTACGCGCTCGCCGCCGCCGGCTGGCTGGCCGACCGTCGTGGCATCGACGCGCCCGCGCCGCTTCACGTCCCGTACTACTTCCTCGTCGCGAACTACGGGATGCTCGTCGGGCTCTGGAACTTCCTCACCGACAGGCGGATCGTCGCGTGGGAGACCGCCGACCGGACCGCTCAGGGCGAGCCGACCAACGACTCGTAGAGCCCGAGCAGCCGTTCCCGCTCGCGCTCCCAGGAGTACTTCGCCGCGACGCGCTCGCGTCCCGTCCGGCCCATCTCGGCCCGACGCTCCCCGTTCGCGAGCAGCGCCCGGACCCGATCGGCCGCGGTCTCCGGGTCCGCTTCCGGGACGAAGACCCCGGTCTCCTGGTCCAGGTATCGGACGACCGACTCGCCGGCGGTCGCCACGACCGGGAGCCCACACGCGAGGTACTCGAAGAGCTTCGTCGGGACGTTCCGCCGCGTCCGCCGTCGATCGAGCAGCGCGAGCCCGCAGTCGGCCCCGGCGAGGTACGAGAAGAGCCGGTCGTACTCGACGTAGCCGGTGAACGTGACCCGATCGGAGAGCCCCCGGCGAGCCACGACCGCCCTCGCCTCCCGCTCGACCGCGCGGTTTTTGAACCCGCCGACGGCCCAGAGCTCGGTCTCCGGGAGCAACGAGACGATATCGAGCATCCGGAAGAGCCCGCGTTCGCGGCTCAACTGGCCGACGTAGGCGAGGACGTGTCGGTGCCTGCGTTCGAGCGGCGGATCGCCGACCTCGATCGACTCCGTCTTCGGGAAGTTCCGCAGCGTGAGCACCGGGTCGTGGCCGCGTGCACGGAACGCTCGCGAGGTCGGATCGTCGGCCGTGATGACGGCGTCGAGCCGGCGGACGAACCCCGACTCGATCGGGGGGAACGCGCGCGCGAGCGGGAGCCTGATCGGGAACGGGATCCACTCGCGCATGTAGATCGCGTCGGGGTAGTACTCGTGAACGTCGTAGATCACCCGCCCCGCCGTGTTTCGCGCGAGCGCCGCACCGACCGGGAGGAGTTCGGGGTCGTGGAAGTGATAGCAGTCGGCGTCGAGGTCGCGAGCGATCCGATAGGCGTCGCGGACGTGTCGCCACCGGTCGCCCCGCGAGTCGGTCGTCCCCAGCGATCGGATCCGGACCCCGTCTCTCACCCCGCTCTCCCCGGCGTGGACGACGAACGTCACGTCGTAGCCGGCGTCGGCGAGCGCCCGGATCTCCTTGTGGTAGATCCGCTGGTCGTGGGCGGGGTGAACCGTCGAGAGCACGCAGACGTCGGTCACGTTCTCACCCGGTGGAGCGCCACCTTCACCCGGTTCTTCAGCCCCGTCGCCGTCCGGTAGGGTCGGCGTCCCAGCCGGGCGGCGAGGGCGTAGTAGTAGTACCGCCAGGCCCGCGGGTCGATCCGTACGGCCTCGGCGAACGCGCGGGCCGCCTCCCCCATCCGGCCGGCGTCCGCGTAGAGCTGTCCCCGCATGTAGTGGTGCTGTGCGCGCCGGGCGTCCGTGATCTCGTCGCCGTACTCCTCGAGGATGGTTCGCTGGCCGGCGAGCTTCCGCTCGATGTCGGCGCTGATCTGCCCGCCGTGGCCGTGGCAGGTGACGAGGATCGCGGGTATCCCGACCATGTAGTGTTCCCTGAACACCCGGAGGAAGAACTCGTAGTCCTGTGAGGAGGCGAGGTCCTCTCTGAGCAGCCCGACGCGGTCGAAGACCGCGCGACGGAACGTCGTACAGGAGAAGCCGCCGACGACGTTCGCCCGCGCGATGTCCCTCCGGGTGACCCGCCCGTCGCGCGCCCGGATCAGGTCGGAGGGTTCGCCGTCCCGTACCTTCCAGTAGGAGGTGAACGCTCCCGCACAGGCCGAGGGCTCCCCGGAGAGCGCATCGACCGTCCGGGCGAGGCGCTCGGGGTGGTACTCGTCGTCCGAGTCGAGAAACGAGACGAGATCGCCCATCGCGGCCCTGATCCCGCGGTTTCGCGCCGCGTTCGCCCCCCGGTTCTCCCCCGGGAGGTACCGGATCCGGTCGTCGTCGTAGTCCGCGACGACCGACTCGGTGTCGTCGGTCGACCCGTCGTCACAGATCAGCAGTTCGAGGCCGCCGTGAGTCTGGGCGAGAACGCTCTCGATCGCTCGCGGGAGGACCGACGCCCGGTCGTACGTCGGGACGACCACGCTCACCAGAGGGTCGTCCCCGTGTGCGGTGTGCGATGCCGCGGGCTCCGGACTCACCGTTTCACCCCCGGGTTCGCCGCGTGTGGCCGATTCCCGGCCACCGGAGCGGTCCCCGGTCCGATCCGGTCGACGGGTCGGTAGGCGAGCAGTCCGATCGCCGCGAAGAGAAAGCGGTTCTCGTTCAGGTCGCCGGTCACCGCCGCGTTGAGGAACGTAAAGGAGAACAGCGCGGCCACCGCGAAGGAGGTCGGATCCCCGGTCTCGACCCAGCCG
This region of Halalkalicoccus sp. CGA53 genomic DNA includes:
- a CDS encoding glycosyltransferase family 2 protein, with amino-acid sequence MAGPRGRERRWRPSTTACAAVALCLSVLALCQTYLLYPLTLLVGGRDDDPSSPGWRPSVTLVIAAYNEAEVIATKIENSLALEYPDLEIVVFSDGSSDRTDDVVRSYAEEGVRLERIEGRVGKTACQNRVVEGLDSDVVVFSDANGLYEPDAIDALVERFVPGVGCVVGELRYRNGADVEGESVYWRYERLVKRLESRFDSLIGANGSIYAVRRGSYVPLPPGAISDFAEPLAIVSRGERAVYAPDAVAWEHTAGTVGDELDRRIRIVTRSWYTLASFSELLDPRRYPRVSYQLVSHKLLRWLSPVSLAVALLSTLVLGLRSGSRLVRLALVGQVGCYALAAAGWLADRRGIDAPAPLHVPYYFLVANYGMLVGLWNFLTDRRIVAWETADRTAQGEPTNDS
- a CDS encoding DUF4382 domain-containing protein, translated to MRRRTYIERTGLVGVGLSGVLAGCLGTGDPEHVGEGGEERGGTDDRGDEVEGGSDGGDTPTGTFATAITDQPGDIDDFESCVVTVTGAYVLPGGTSGGRDETGSDADDTAEEDGTDDEAVNDEGSNGAEDDGWERLEDDAVDDGSEGGGGSGEKMGDDDETDDYESGGGEESEDDGAVDGPGSGRLYLEFDEPQEADLVDLQGTNTQLVDEREIDVGSYGGLHLVVEDVRGTLVDGEVVEVDTPGNAGLKFPETFEIRENERTTFVADFTPVRRGRTNRYLIRPVATGTAVLYGDEEYDGGEDGEDYSTEPDEIEGSEDGSDGPDDGPEGDDGGDGVDGEEATGGDDETGSDD
- a CDS encoding glycosyltransferase, with the translated sequence MSPEPAASHTAHGDDPLVSVVVPTYDRASVLPRAIESVLAQTHGGLELLICDDGSTDDTESVVADYDDDRIRYLPGENRGANAARNRGIRAAMGDLVSFLDSDDEYHPERLARTVDALSGEPSACAGAFTSYWKVRDGEPSDLIRARDGRVTRRDIARANVVGGFSCTTFRRAVFDRVGLLREDLASSQDYEFFLRVFREHYMVGIPAILVTCHGHGGQISADIERKLAGQRTILEEYGDEITDARRAQHHYMRGQLYADAGRMGEAARAFAEAVRIDPRAWRYYYYALAARLGRRPYRTATGLKNRVKVALHRVRT
- a CDS encoding glycosyltransferase family 4 protein, producing MTDVCVLSTVHPAHDQRIYHKEIRALADAGYDVTFVVHAGESGVRDGVRIRSLGTTDSRGDRWRHVRDAYRIARDLDADCYHFHDPELLPVGAALARNTAGRVIYDVHEYYPDAIYMREWIPFPIRLPLARAFPPIESGFVRRLDAVITADDPTSRAFRARGHDPVLTLRNFPKTESIEVGDPPLERRHRHVLAYVGQLSRERGLFRMLDIVSLLPETELWAVGGFKNRAVEREARAVVARRGLSDRVTFTGYVEYDRLFSYLAGADCGLALLDRRRTRRNVPTKLFEYLACGLPVVATAGESVVRYLDQETGVFVPEADPETAADRVRALLANGERRAEMGRTGRERVAAKYSWERERERLLGLYESLVGSP